A genomic region of Fusarium oxysporum Fo47 chromosome VI, complete sequence contains the following coding sequences:
- a CDS encoding uncharacterized protein (of unknown function-domain containing protein) encodes MTYQGIVRMAINALVFAPDYSSCNYNIDTTKVNRLKHIFELEGCNRYDPQNFIRGSITRDALQKALVRSRLTLASLQREGDPPMLHLPPDTYVRCDQGRSRVKALLDTDRSFYWWTVELYADIHQEAPGRARNTSVNIGGYSDGRICAEIVQSRFNTIAEDEWWAKLSKSKASILRGLLEHHSLATPFVELIRSIPAMREDLLIGVWHKIIAAKCDEVPSDSSQCNNPTDFFSPRRLSGTLDSSSILGLKSWGRSQHCDT; translated from the exons ATGACTTACCAAGGCATTGTCAGAATGGCAATCAATGCTCTTGTTTTCGCACCTGATTATTCTTCCTGCAACTACAACATCGATACAACCAAAGTTAATCGTCTCAAACACATTTTTGAACTAGAAGGATGTAACCGATATGATCCACAGAATTTTATCAGGGGTAGCATCACTCGGGATGCTTTACAGAAGGCCCTGGTGCGTTCCCGCTTGACGCTGGCAAGTCTGCAGAGAGAGGGAGATCCTCCAATGCTTCACCTTCCACCGGATACCTATGTGCGATGTGATCAGGGCAGAAGCCGCGTGAAGGCACTCCTGGACACCGATCGCTCTTTCTATTGGTGGACCGTTGAACTGTATGCAG ATATTCACCAGGAAGCTCCTGGCAGAGCTAGAAATACTTCCGTTAATATTGGAGGGTACTCTGATGGACGTATATGTGCGGAGATTGTGCAGAGTCGCTTCAACACAATCGCGGAGGACGAATGGTGGGCGAAACTTTCTAAGAGCAAGGCGAGCATCCTGAGAGGTTTACTTGAACATCACTCCCTGGCTACCCCTTTCGTGGAGTTGATTCGTAGTATACCTGCTATGCGTGAAGATCTATTAATTGGCGTGTGGCACAAAATAATTGCAGCCAAATGCGATGAGGTACCTTCAGACTCTTCTCAATGTAACAATCCAACTGACTTTTTTTCCCCCAGGAGATTATCCGGTACTTTAGATTCATCCTCAATACTTGGACTGAAATCATGGGGTCGAAGTCAGCATTGCGACACATAG